A genomic segment from Phragmites australis chromosome 6, lpPhrAust1.1, whole genome shotgun sequence encodes:
- the LOC133921277 gene encoding uncharacterized protein LOC133921277 codes for MERSNSFGTSWADQWDYGGDPSPGTRGRQDGGSGKKQGTVEKTKAAAATGLRKAKEGTASGFQWMKDKCQKKSGGGKKQGAQEDSGIAGY; via the coding sequence ATGGAGCGGAGCAACTCGTTCGGCACTTCGTGGGCGGACCAGTGGGACTACGGCGGTGACCCGAgccccggcacgcgcgggcggcaggacggcggcagcggcaagAAGCAGGGCACGGTGGAGAAGACCAAGGCGGCCGCGGCAACGGGGCTGAGGAAGGCGAAGGAGGGCACCGCGAGCGGGTTCCAGTGGATGAAGGACAAGTGCCAGAAGaagagcggcggcggcaagaAGCAGGGCGCCCAGGAGGACTCGGGGATAGCTGGGTACTAG